In Herbaspirillum seropedicae, a single window of DNA contains:
- the glpK gene encoding glycerol kinase GlpK, whose amino-acid sequence MAYLLALDQGTSSSRSIIFDQSGAIVATAQQEFPQIFPQPGWVEHDPMDLWHSQLQTAQKVLAQSGIKASELTALGITNQRETTVVWERATGKPVYNAVVWQDRRAEVVCAALRERGLGEAIQKKTGLVLDPYFSGTKLRWILDHVDGLRARAERGELLFGTVDSWLVWNLTGGRLHVSDVSNASRTMLWNIHTGAWDEELLQWLGIPAAMLPQVQPSAHLYGEIDAQHLGAAVKIGGIAGDQQSALFGQACVRPGMAKNTYGTGCFMLLHTGDQCATSHNGLISTAACQVDEQKQYALEGSVFIGGAVVQWLRDGLKAIKTSTDVEGLACSVEDSGGVVFVPSFTGLGAPYWNPSAKGAIVGLSRGSTVAHIARAALESIAFQSTALLNAMVRDAVSPITELRVDGGAAANNLLLQFQADLLGIPVIRPQVTETTALGAAYLAGIATGVYRDLSELSSQWRMEHTFEPSIGRDQAQARIHAWEAAIRQVSAGQA is encoded by the coding sequence ATGGCTTATCTGCTCGCCCTCGACCAGGGAACCTCCAGCTCGCGCAGCATCATCTTCGACCAGAGCGGCGCCATCGTGGCGACCGCCCAGCAGGAATTTCCGCAGATCTTTCCCCAGCCCGGCTGGGTGGAACACGATCCCATGGACCTGTGGCACAGCCAGCTGCAGACCGCGCAGAAGGTGCTGGCGCAAAGCGGCATCAAGGCCAGCGAACTGACTGCCCTGGGCATCACCAACCAGCGCGAGACCACCGTGGTGTGGGAGCGCGCCACCGGCAAGCCGGTCTACAACGCCGTGGTCTGGCAGGATCGCCGCGCCGAAGTGGTCTGCGCGGCATTGCGTGAGCGCGGCCTGGGCGAGGCCATCCAGAAGAAGACCGGGCTGGTGCTTGATCCCTATTTTTCCGGCACCAAGCTGCGCTGGATCCTGGACCACGTCGATGGCCTGCGCGCCCGCGCCGAGCGCGGCGAGCTGCTGTTCGGCACCGTCGATTCCTGGCTGGTGTGGAACCTGACGGGCGGCCGTCTGCACGTGAGCGATGTGTCCAATGCGTCGCGCACCATGCTGTGGAATATCCATACCGGCGCCTGGGATGAGGAATTGCTGCAATGGCTGGGCATTCCCGCCGCGATGCTGCCGCAGGTGCAGCCCTCGGCGCATCTCTATGGCGAGATCGATGCGCAGCACCTGGGCGCGGCCGTGAAGATCGGCGGCATCGCCGGCGACCAGCAGTCGGCCCTGTTCGGCCAGGCCTGCGTGCGTCCTGGCATGGCCAAGAATACCTATGGCACCGGCTGCTTCATGCTGCTGCATACCGGCGACCAGTGCGCCACCTCGCACAATGGCCTCATCAGCACGGCGGCCTGCCAGGTCGATGAGCAGAAACAATATGCGCTGGAAGGCAGCGTCTTCATCGGCGGTGCAGTGGTGCAGTGGCTGCGCGATGGCTTGAAGGCCATCAAGACCTCCACCGACGTCGAAGGCCTGGCCTGCTCGGTGGAAGATTCGGGTGGGGTGGTGTTCGTGCCGTCCTTCACCGGACTGGGCGCGCCTTACTGGAATCCTTCGGCCAAGGGCGCCATCGTCGGCCTGAGCCGGGGCAGCACGGTGGCGCACATCGCCCGCGCGGCGCTGGAGTCGATCGCCTTCCAGAGCACGGCGCTGCTCAATGCCATGGTGCGCGATGCCGTCTCACCGATCACCGAGCTGCGCGTGGATGGCGGGGCGGCGGCCAACAACCTGTTGCTGCAGTTCCAGGCCGACCTGCTGGGCATCCCGGTGATCCGTCCGCAGGTCACCGAGACCACGGCCCTGGGTGCAGCCTACCTGGCTGGTATCGCCACGGGCGTCTATCGCGATCTGTCCGAGCTGTCCTCGCAATGGCGCATGGAACATACCTTCGAACCCAGCATCGGGCGCGACCAGGCGCAGGCGCGCATCCACGCCTGGGAGGCGGCGATCCGCCAGGTCAGCGCCGGTCAGGCTTGA
- a CDS encoding HD-GYP domain-containing protein yields the protein MLKKIKVEDLVLGMYFCGFEAAWLDHPFWKNKFLLKNDSELRQAHASGIAYCWIDTERGLDVAQEEEAADSAAPLQETEPSPEPEHAAAPPIDAVLLDAMALRETAKKATKAMFSEARMGKVLDMERCVSVVEEIAGSVIKSPNGALSVLRLKLADEYTYLHSVAVCALMVALGRTLGLDETACREAGLGGFLHDVGKAFIPHELLNKPGKLSDEEFSQIKKHPELGYKYLSQDPNVPDYARDVCLHHHEKIDGNGYPEGLRAGAITLYSRMAAICDVYDALTSDRPYKRAWDPAEAISAMASWTGHFDRAMFLAFVKTLGIYPVGSIVKLESGRSGFVIRQNAQDLTRPVLKVFHYDDSMTVTDTEILDLLANPEADTIVARGGEEWARLSHLDAMQLLSTGVPT from the coding sequence ATGTTAAAGAAAATTAAAGTGGAGGATCTGGTCCTCGGCATGTACTTCTGTGGCTTCGAAGCGGCCTGGCTGGACCATCCATTCTGGAAGAACAAGTTCCTCCTCAAGAACGACAGCGAACTCAGGCAGGCCCACGCCAGCGGAATCGCCTATTGCTGGATCGATACCGAACGCGGCCTGGATGTAGCGCAGGAAGAAGAAGCGGCCGACAGCGCCGCGCCGCTGCAGGAAACGGAGCCATCCCCGGAACCCGAACACGCCGCCGCGCCGCCCATCGACGCCGTCCTGCTGGACGCCATGGCCCTGCGCGAGACCGCCAAGAAGGCGACCAAGGCCATGTTCAGCGAAGCCCGCATGGGCAAGGTGCTGGACATGGAGCGCTGCGTCTCGGTGGTGGAAGAAATCGCCGGATCGGTGATCAAGAGCCCCAATGGGGCGCTCAGCGTCTTGCGCCTGAAGCTGGCCGATGAATACACCTACCTGCACTCGGTAGCGGTGTGCGCCCTGATGGTGGCGCTGGGCCGCACCCTGGGGCTGGACGAGACGGCCTGCCGCGAAGCCGGCCTGGGCGGCTTCCTGCACGATGTGGGCAAGGCCTTCATCCCGCATGAACTGCTCAACAAGCCCGGCAAGCTGAGCGACGAGGAATTCAGCCAGATCAAGAAACACCCCGAGCTGGGCTACAAGTACCTGAGCCAGGACCCCAACGTCCCCGACTACGCCCGCGACGTCTGCCTGCACCATCACGAAAAGATCGACGGCAACGGCTATCCGGAAGGACTGCGGGCCGGCGCCATCACCCTCTATTCACGGATGGCGGCGATCTGCGACGTCTATGACGCTCTCACCTCGGACCGCCCCTACAAGCGCGCCTGGGACCCCGCCGAAGCCATCTCGGCCATGGCCAGCTGGACCGGCCACTTCGACCGCGCCATGTTCCTGGCCTTCGTCAAGACCCTGGGCATCTATCCGGTGGGCTCCATCGTCAAGCTGGAATCGGGCCGCTCGGGTTTCGTGATCCGCCAGAACGCCCAGGACCTCACGCGTCCGGTGCTCAAGGTATTCCACTACGACGACAGCATGACCGTGACCGACACCGAGATCCTCGACCTGCTGGCCAACCCCGAGGCCGACACCATCGTCGCCCGCGGTGGCGAGGAATGGGCGCGCCTGAGCCATCTGGACGCCATGCAACTGCTGAGCACGGGCGTGCCGACCTGA
- a CDS encoding methyl-accepting chemotaxis protein: protein MLAIVLTNFLTARSRTMSTLDTQMTQLAQSQAAAIAEWSDSKKLVVTSIKEAADAADPLPFVKAAQTAGGFDLAYLGYADKHAVFSQQRSRAPDYDPTKRPWYQQAAKTSEPVLTAPYTSASTGKLLVTFAQSVSKDGQVAAVAAADVLLDTVVADVVAIKPTPNSYAFLADLSGKIIAHPNDKLRLKPLADLDAAITPQTLDEAMRTGVHQDVALDGRRQMLFVARVGGTDWLLVVALDRADALASLSAMLVSSGVMAVLVTVLAALVLGALISRLLGRLTVVQGALEEIADGDGDLTRRLDTHGRSDELGRIGAAFNRFVDKIEHVMIDIRDASHTIHAASRDIASGNMDLSQRTESQASSLEQTAAAMEQLTSSVRHNADNAMQANQLSQSASQIATQGGTMVEQVVQTMNGINASSQKIVDIISVIDGIAFQTNILALNAAVEAARAGEQGRGFAVVASEVRSLAQRSATAAKEIKVLITDSVGQVQAGEDTVAQAGATIRSVVDSVQKVSDVVAEITAASREQSQGINQANDAVAHMDQTTQQNAALVEQAAAGAQSLQEQAERLAGIVALFRLRDSRAG, encoded by the coding sequence ATGCTGGCTATCGTCCTGACCAACTTCCTGACGGCGCGTTCACGCACCATGAGCACGCTCGACACCCAGATGACCCAGCTGGCGCAAAGCCAGGCGGCTGCCATCGCCGAATGGTCCGACTCGAAAAAGCTGGTGGTGACCTCCATCAAGGAGGCTGCCGATGCGGCCGATCCGCTGCCCTTCGTGAAAGCGGCCCAGACCGCTGGCGGCTTCGACCTGGCCTACCTGGGCTATGCTGACAAGCACGCCGTGTTTTCGCAGCAGCGCAGCCGCGCGCCGGACTATGATCCGACCAAGCGGCCCTGGTACCAGCAGGCCGCCAAGACCAGCGAGCCGGTGCTGACCGCGCCCTATACCAGCGCCAGCACCGGCAAGCTGCTGGTGACCTTTGCCCAGTCGGTGTCCAAGGACGGGCAGGTCGCCGCCGTGGCGGCCGCCGATGTGCTGCTCGATACCGTCGTGGCCGATGTGGTGGCCATCAAGCCGACACCCAACAGCTACGCCTTCCTGGCCGACCTCAGCGGCAAGATCATCGCCCATCCCAACGACAAGCTGCGCTTGAAACCCCTTGCCGACCTCGATGCCGCCATCACCCCGCAGACCCTCGACGAGGCCATGCGCACCGGTGTCCATCAGGACGTGGCCCTGGATGGCCGCCGGCAGATGCTCTTCGTGGCCCGCGTGGGCGGCACCGACTGGCTGCTGGTGGTGGCGCTGGACCGTGCCGATGCGCTGGCGTCCCTGTCGGCCATGCTGGTCAGTTCGGGCGTGATGGCGGTACTGGTGACGGTGTTGGCCGCGCTGGTGCTGGGCGCCCTGATTTCGCGGCTGCTGGGCCGCCTGACGGTGGTGCAAGGGGCGCTGGAGGAGATCGCCGATGGCGATGGCGACCTCACGCGCCGCCTCGACACCCATGGCCGCAGCGATGAGCTGGGACGCATCGGCGCCGCCTTCAACCGCTTCGTGGACAAGATCGAGCATGTGATGATCGATATCCGCGATGCCAGCCATACCATCCATGCGGCGTCGCGCGATATCGCCAGCGGCAACATGGACCTCTCGCAGCGCACCGAATCCCAGGCCAGTTCGCTGGAACAGACGGCGGCGGCCATGGAGCAACTGACCTCCAGCGTGCGCCACAACGCCGACAATGCCATGCAGGCCAACCAGCTTTCGCAGTCGGCCTCACAGATCGCCACCCAGGGCGGGACGATGGTGGAGCAGGTGGTGCAGACCATGAACGGCATCAATGCCTCGTCGCAGAAGATCGTGGACATCATCAGCGTGATCGATGGCATCGCCTTCCAGACCAACATCCTGGCCTTGAACGCCGCCGTGGAGGCTGCCCGCGCCGGTGAGCAGGGGCGCGGCTTCGCGGTGGTGGCCTCGGAAGTGCGTTCGCTGGCCCAGCGCTCGGCCACGGCGGCCAAGGAGATCAAGGTGCTCATCACCGATTCGGTGGGGCAGGTGCAGGCCGGCGAAGACACCGTGGCCCAGGCCGGCGCGACCATTCGCAGCGTGGTCGACAGCGTCCAGAAGGTCAGCGACGTGGTGGCCGAGATCACCGCCGCCAGCCGCGAGCAGAGCCAGGGCATCAACCAGGCCAATGACGCGGTGGCGCACATGGACCAGACCACCCAGCAGAACGCCGCGCTGGTGGAGCAGGCGGCTGCCGGTGCGCAATCCTTGCAGGAACAGGCCGAGCGCCTGGCGGGGATCGTGGCGCTGTTCCGTCTGCGGGACAGCCGCGCTGGCTGA
- a CDS encoding MFS transporter: MTSATNSTAAAPSSATTPANSPAGLAAQPLVMSIILACGGAHLINDMIQALLPSIYPMLKTSYGLSFTQVGLITLTFQVTASLLQPWIGMYTDRHPQPWLLPSGAVATLVGIVLLSMAGSFPAFLLAAALVGIGSSTFHPEASRIARMASGGRFGLAQSTFQVGGNAGSAFGPLLAAAIVVPFGQANVAWFVLLALLSILVLTRVSGWYRSHLAATKGRTKPRATHSLPAATVRRALVVLALLVFSKYFYMASFTSYFTFYLIDRFHLSVASSQLYLFLFLGAVAVGTFVGGPIGDRIGRKLVIWISILGAAPFALMLPHANLFWTAVLSVVIGLVISSAFSAIVVYAQELVPGKVGMIAGVFFGLMFGFGGIGAALLGHLADLYGIAWVYGLCAFLPLAGILTVFLPDVREG; this comes from the coding sequence ATGACCAGTGCCACCAACTCCACTGCAGCGGCGCCCTCCAGCGCGACCACCCCTGCCAACTCACCTGCGGGCCTCGCCGCCCAGCCGCTGGTGATGAGCATCATCCTGGCCTGCGGCGGCGCGCACCTGATCAATGACATGATCCAGGCCCTGCTGCCCTCCATCTATCCCATGCTCAAGACCAGCTATGGCCTCAGCTTTACCCAGGTCGGGCTGATCACGCTGACCTTCCAGGTCACCGCATCCCTGCTGCAGCCCTGGATCGGCATGTACACCGACCGCCATCCGCAACCCTGGCTGCTGCCCAGCGGCGCCGTGGCTACCCTGGTGGGCATCGTGCTGCTGTCCATGGCGGGCAGTTTCCCGGCCTTCCTGCTGGCGGCGGCCCTGGTGGGCATCGGCTCCTCGACCTTCCACCCGGAAGCCTCGCGCATCGCCCGCATGGCCTCGGGCGGACGCTTTGGCCTGGCGCAATCGACCTTCCAGGTCGGCGGCAACGCCGGTTCGGCTTTCGGCCCGCTGCTGGCGGCGGCCATCGTGGTGCCGTTCGGCCAGGCCAACGTGGCCTGGTTCGTGCTGCTGGCGCTGCTGTCCATCCTGGTGCTCACGCGGGTTTCGGGCTGGTACCGCAGCCACCTCGCCGCCACCAAGGGACGCACCAAGCCACGCGCAACGCACAGCCTGCCGGCCGCCACCGTGCGGCGCGCCCTGGTGGTGCTGGCCCTGCTGGTGTTTTCCAAGTACTTCTACATGGCCAGCTTCACCAGCTACTTCACCTTCTACCTGATCGACCGCTTCCACCTCTCGGTGGCCTCGTCCCAGCTCTACCTGTTCCTGTTCCTGGGCGCAGTGGCGGTCGGCACCTTCGTGGGCGGTCCGATCGGCGACCGTATCGGACGCAAGCTGGTGATCTGGATTTCCATCCTGGGCGCCGCGCCCTTCGCGCTGATGCTGCCGCACGCCAACCTGTTCTGGACGGCTGTGCTGTCGGTGGTGATCGGGCTGGTGATCTCGTCGGCCTTCTCGGCCATCGTGGTGTATGCCCAGGAACTGGTGCCGGGCAAGGTCGGCATGATCGCCGGCGTGTTCTTCGGCCTCATGTTCGGCTTTGGCGGCATCGGCGCGGCCTTGCTGGGCCATCTGGCCGACCTGTATGGCATCGCCTGGGTCTATGGCCTGTGCGCCTTCCTGCCGCTGGCGGGGATCCTGACGGTGTTCCTGCCGGATGTGCGGGAAGGTTGA
- a CDS encoding AraC family transcriptional regulator, whose product MRAHLTSVCPSAEVDTFQHLPSSVVAFARELSARDLLTAHSHRRGQLLYAVEGVMQVRTPQGVWLVPPHRALWVPPQVEHEILMLSKVSMRTLYINQAQGRELGEQCRLLEVSVLLRELILALLAEPRDYAPQSRAGHVAELILSELARAPAIPVAIPWPGDRRLQAICEAILADPGRQFSLADWAGMGGASVRTVIRLFPKETGLQFRHWVQQVHLSEALVRLSRGDPVGVVAQALGYRSQSAFSNMFRKALRTTPNHYLQRQERRRLSLPAS is encoded by the coding sequence ATGCGTGCCCACCTGACCTCCGTCTGTCCCAGTGCCGAAGTGGATACTTTCCAGCACTTGCCCAGCAGCGTGGTAGCGTTTGCGCGCGAGCTGTCGGCGCGTGATCTGCTGACGGCGCATTCGCATCGGCGAGGCCAGCTGCTCTATGCGGTGGAAGGCGTGATGCAGGTGCGCACCCCGCAAGGGGTGTGGCTGGTGCCGCCGCACCGGGCGCTGTGGGTGCCGCCGCAGGTGGAGCACGAGATCCTCATGCTCAGCAAGGTCAGCATGCGCACGCTCTACATCAACCAGGCCCAGGGGCGGGAACTTGGCGAGCAATGCCGCCTGCTGGAAGTGTCGGTGCTGCTGCGCGAACTGATCCTGGCCCTGCTGGCCGAGCCGCGCGACTATGCGCCTCAGAGCCGTGCCGGCCACGTGGCCGAACTGATCCTGTCGGAACTGGCGCGCGCCCCGGCTATTCCGGTGGCCATTCCGTGGCCGGGCGACCGCCGCCTGCAGGCCATCTGCGAAGCCATCCTGGCCGATCCTGGGCGGCAGTTTTCCCTGGCCGATTGGGCAGGGATGGGCGGGGCCAGCGTGCGCACGGTGATCAGGCTCTTTCCCAAGGAAACGGGTTTGCAGTTCCGCCACTGGGTGCAGCAGGTCCACCTGAGCGAAGCGCTGGTGCGGCTCTCGCGCGGCGATCCGGTGGGCGTGGTGGCGCAGGCGCTGGGCTATCGCAGCCAGAGCGCGTTCTCCAACATGTTCCGCAAGGCCTTGCGCACCACCCCCAACCACTATCTGCAGCGTCAGGAAAGACGTCGGCTGAGTCTGCCGGCGTCCTGA
- a CDS encoding isovaleryl-CoA dehydrogenase, protein MHTHEITNQVPDLSGYNLYRSDAALAEAVQREGAHWHDCTLASQGELLGGAEMREMAELANRHTPVLHTHDRCGRRIDVVEFHPAWHTLLDQLRRAGLHALPWMQPGDGAHAARAAGYFLHAQIEAGSLCPTTMTFAAIAVLQQEPALFEQLRTRLFSREHDARDLPIPQKRSILIGMGMTEKQGGSDVRSNASIAMPVDPLNDGRGAAYLLSGHKWFFSAPMCDAHLMLARTENGLSCFFVPRWLPDGTRNPILIQRLKDKLGNRSNSSSEVEFEEAMGIMVGDEGRGIPTIIEMANHTRLDCIIGSAALMRQALVQAIHHARHRSAFGRRLAEQPLMRAVLADLALESEAATMLMLRVAHAFDAPDDPLQRAWKRIITPAAKFWICKRTLEFTGECMEVWGGNGYVETAPMARLYREAPVNSIWEGSGNVMCLDVLRAMARETQGLALLLLELDDAAAGHPALRQQVDALKQMLAAPEEEREAGARRLVQQLVLALQGMLMLRHAPAGSAQAFLESRSQADGGRVYGTLGSASLAAQEAILQRAWPEA, encoded by the coding sequence ATGCACACCCACGAGATCACCAACCAGGTCCCTGATCTGTCCGGCTACAACCTCTACCGCAGCGATGCGGCGCTGGCCGAGGCGGTCCAGCGCGAGGGCGCGCACTGGCATGACTGCACCCTGGCCAGCCAGGGCGAGCTGCTGGGCGGCGCCGAGATGCGCGAGATGGCCGAGCTGGCCAATCGTCACACCCCTGTCCTGCATACCCATGACCGCTGCGGGCGCCGTATCGACGTGGTCGAGTTCCATCCCGCCTGGCATACGCTGCTGGACCAGTTGCGCCGCGCCGGCCTGCACGCCCTGCCGTGGATGCAGCCGGGCGATGGCGCCCACGCAGCGCGCGCGGCCGGCTACTTCCTGCATGCGCAGATCGAGGCTGGGTCGCTCTGCCCGACCACCATGACCTTCGCCGCCATTGCAGTGCTGCAACAGGAACCGGCGCTGTTCGAACAGTTGCGCACGCGCCTGTTCTCGCGCGAGCATGACGCCCGCGACCTGCCCATCCCGCAAAAGCGTTCCATCCTCATCGGCATGGGCATGACCGAGAAACAGGGCGGCTCGGACGTGCGCAGCAACGCCTCCATCGCCATGCCGGTCGATCCTCTCAATGACGGGCGTGGCGCGGCCTATCTGCTGTCCGGCCACAAGTGGTTCTTCTCCGCCCCGATGTGCGACGCGCACCTGATGCTGGCGCGCACCGAGAACGGCCTGTCCTGCTTCTTCGTGCCACGCTGGCTGCCGGATGGCACGCGCAATCCCATCCTGATCCAGCGCCTGAAGGACAAGCTGGGCAACCGCTCCAACAGCAGCAGTGAGGTCGAGTTCGAGGAAGCCATGGGCATCATGGTGGGCGACGAGGGACGCGGCATTCCCACCATCATCGAGATGGCCAACCACACCCGGCTGGACTGCATCATCGGCAGCGCCGCCCTGATGCGCCAGGCGCTGGTGCAGGCCATCCACCACGCGCGCCACCGCAGCGCCTTTGGCCGCCGCCTGGCCGAACAGCCCCTCATGCGCGCCGTGCTGGCCGACCTGGCGCTGGAAAGCGAAGCGGCCACCATGCTCATGCTGCGCGTAGCGCACGCCTTCGATGCCCCTGACGATCCCCTGCAGCGCGCCTGGAAGCGCATCATCACGCCCGCCGCCAAGTTCTGGATCTGCAAGCGGACGCTGGAATTCACCGGCGAATGCATGGAAGTCTGGGGCGGCAATGGCTATGTCGAGACCGCGCCGATGGCGCGCCTGTATCGCGAAGCACCGGTCAATTCGATCTGGGAGGGGTCGGGCAATGTGATGTGCCTGGATGTGCTGCGCGCCATGGCCCGCGAAACCCAGGGCCTGGCGCTGCTGTTGCTGGAGCTCGACGATGCGGCGGCAGGACATCCGGCCCTGCGCCAACAGGTCGATGCGCTCAAGCAGATGCTGGCCGCTCCGGAAGAAGAGCGCGAAGCCGGCGCCCGTCGCCTGGTGCAGCAACTGGTGCTGGCGCTGCAGGGCATGCTCATGCTGCGCCATGCCCCGGCAGGTTCGGCCCAAGCCTTCCTGGAAAGCCGCAGCCAGGCCGATGGCGGGCGCGTCTATGGCACGCTGGGAAGCGCCTCCCTGGCGGCCCAGGAAGCCATCCTGCAACGCGCCTGGCCCGAGGCCTGA
- a CDS encoding acyltransferase family protein yields MLASNHKTPAGAASPATAHPGYRPDIDGLRAIAVLSVVVFHAFPEWLPGGFVGVDIFFVISGFLISGILFDALQRDRFSIVDFYIRRIRRIFPALLLVMLACLLAGWFILLPEEYRQLGKHLLGGAGFVSNIVLWNEAGYFDTSAETKPLLHLWSLGVEEQFYLFWPLMLWAAWRRRTGMLAVLLGVMALSFGWNIVWLHRDAVAAFYLPMSRFWELGAGALLAWRHRQGAVPTSVQAHRLSVAGLLLIVVAIATITKDDAFPGWWALLPVTGAVLLLAAGPQARINRSLLSHRTMVWVGLISYPLYLWHWPLLAFARLVVGATPSVQLRLAAVALALLLAWLTYRLVELPVRLRSAGHRSAVTLALLMALMAALGGYVVKRNGMDFRQLGAVAMLFNDQVKETAVLNHFELPHPSCAALMGQEHSRDWCAAPVSAEPPQVLLIGDSYSGAYAPMLARLYQASPQPQLVFQQFARGGCASLLDGGGGYCGEISERVAAYARQTPSIKTVVLAANWPGHIAANPKGVLKALEHTILYYRQLGKRVVVLLSPPNGANPKSCVLRGIRLSDADFCNLPRAKAEQMDDHYRDLMLPLLQRLDVPVFDPYPTLCDEHGCKVIDGPRILYFDPGHLSAYGAQYLADHAGDALRRLLLGTPAH; encoded by the coding sequence ATGCTTGCCAGCAATCACAAGACGCCCGCAGGCGCTGCTTCTCCTGCCACCGCCCATCCAGGTTACCGTCCCGACATCGACGGCCTGCGCGCCATCGCCGTGCTCTCGGTGGTGGTGTTCCACGCCTTCCCGGAATGGCTGCCGGGCGGATTCGTGGGGGTGGACATCTTCTTCGTCATCTCCGGCTTCCTCATCAGCGGCATCCTCTTCGACGCCCTCCAGCGCGACCGCTTCAGCATCGTCGATTTCTACATCCGCCGGATCCGGCGCATCTTCCCGGCGCTGCTGCTGGTGATGCTGGCCTGCCTGCTGGCGGGCTGGTTCATCCTGCTGCCGGAGGAATACCGGCAGTTGGGCAAGCATCTCCTGGGCGGGGCTGGTTTCGTTTCCAACATCGTGCTGTGGAACGAAGCCGGCTATTTCGATACTTCGGCCGAGACCAAGCCGCTGCTGCACCTGTGGTCGCTGGGAGTGGAAGAACAGTTCTACCTGTTCTGGCCGCTGATGCTGTGGGCGGCCTGGAGACGCCGCACTGGCATGCTGGCGGTGCTGCTGGGCGTCATGGCGCTGTCCTTCGGCTGGAACATCGTCTGGCTGCACCGGGACGCGGTGGCCGCGTTCTACCTGCCCATGTCGCGCTTCTGGGAACTGGGCGCAGGCGCGCTGCTGGCCTGGCGACATCGCCAGGGAGCTGTCCCGACAAGTGTCCAGGCCCACCGTCTCTCGGTGGCGGGGCTGCTGCTCATCGTCGTGGCCATCGCCACCATCACCAAGGACGACGCCTTCCCCGGCTGGTGGGCGCTGCTGCCGGTGACCGGCGCGGTCCTGCTGCTGGCCGCCGGACCGCAGGCGCGGATCAACCGCAGCCTGCTCTCGCATCGGACCATGGTGTGGGTCGGCCTGATCAGCTATCCGCTCTACCTCTGGCACTGGCCGCTGCTGGCCTTCGCGCGCCTGGTCGTAGGCGCGACGCCGTCGGTCCAGTTGCGGCTGGCGGCGGTGGCGCTGGCGCTGCTGCTGGCCTGGCTGACCTATCGCCTGGTGGAGCTCCCGGTGCGCCTGCGCAGCGCCGGCCATCGCTCTGCTGTGACATTGGCGCTGCTGATGGCGCTGATGGCGGCGCTGGGCGGCTACGTGGTCAAGCGTAATGGCATGGACTTCCGGCAACTGGGCGCGGTGGCGATGCTGTTCAATGACCAGGTCAAGGAAACAGCGGTGCTGAACCACTTCGAACTGCCGCATCCCTCCTGCGCCGCACTGATGGGCCAGGAACATTCACGCGACTGGTGCGCTGCGCCGGTCAGCGCCGAACCACCCCAGGTGCTGCTGATCGGCGACAGCTACTCGGGCGCCTACGCCCCCATGCTGGCTCGCCTGTATCAAGCCAGCCCCCAGCCGCAACTGGTCTTCCAGCAATTCGCCCGTGGCGGCTGTGCTTCGCTGCTCGATGGCGGCGGTGGCTATTGCGGTGAGATCAGCGAGCGGGTGGCGGCCTACGCGCGCCAGACCCCATCGATCAAGACCGTCGTGCTGGCTGCCAACTGGCCTGGCCATATCGCCGCCAATCCGAAGGGCGTCCTCAAGGCGCTGGAGCACACCATCCTCTACTACCGCCAGTTGGGCAAGCGCGTAGTGGTGCTGCTGTCTCCCCCCAACGGCGCCAATCCGAAATCCTGCGTGCTGCGCGGCATCCGCCTGTCCGATGCCGACTTCTGCAACCTGCCGCGCGCCAAGGCCGAGCAGATGGACGATCATTACCGCGACCTGATGCTGCCCCTGCTGCAGCGGCTGGACGTGCCCGTGTTCGATCCCTACCCCACACTGTGTGACGAGCACGGCTGCAAGGTGATCGACGGTCCACGCATCCTCTACTTCGATCCCGGCCATCTCAGCGCCTACGGCGCGCAATACCTGGCCGATCACGCAGGCGACGCACTGCGCCGCCTGCTGCTGGGAACGCCGGCGCACTGA